One Setaria viridis chromosome 7, Setaria_viridis_v4.0, whole genome shotgun sequence genomic region harbors:
- the LOC117865090 gene encoding cytochrome P450 81Q32, with product MASATTLSFLFLLLATGLLVLLHIRSLKSKQGHRRLPPSPPSLPIIGHLHLFKKPLHRSLAALAAAHGPVLLLRFGSRRVVHVAHPAAAEECLTTHDATFANRPQLPSARHLSNGYTTLGSSSYGPNWRNLRRIATVDVFSTHRLLRSTGIRAGEVRHMARRLFKDAAGADASRPASADVKTRAFELALNTVARMIAGKRYYGDDEDDSGPSSVEAERFRAMVREYFAMHGASNLQDFVPVLALVDIGGVNNRAIRLSKARNEWAQRLIDEHRAAAAAGREQGKTMVGDLLEMQASDPEAYSDKVIRALCLSILQTGTDTSSGTIEWAMALLLNHPAAMAKARAEIDEVVGTVRILEESDLPNLPYLQFVVRETLRLHPIAPMLAPHESSADCSVAGYDIPAGTMLLFNVHTMHLDARVWGEDAERFSPERFEGGKSEGKWMLPFGMGRRQCPGEGLAMRVVSLALGTFVQCFEWRRVGDEEVDMTEGSGLTVPKAVPLEALYWPRPKMVLALREILER from the exons ATGGCGAGCGCCACCACACTGTCCTTCCTGTTTCTCTTACTGGCCACCGGCCTCCTTGTTCTCCTCCACATCCGCAGCCTCAAGAGCAAGCAGGGGCACCGTCGCCTCCCGCCCAGCCCGCCATCGCTCCCAATCATTGGGCATCTCCACCTCTTCAAGAAGCCGTTACACCGGTCGCTGGCCGCGctcgcggcggcgcacggcccgGTGCTCCTCCTCCGGTTCGGTTCCCGTCGCGTGGTCCACGTcgcgcaccccgccgccgccgaggagtgCCTGACCACACACGACGCCACCTTCGCCAACCGCCCGCAGCTCCCCTCGGCGCGCCACCTCTCCAACGGATACACCACGCTTGGGTCCTCTAGCTACGGCCCAAACTGGCGCAACCTCCGCCGCATCGCCACCGTCGATGTGTTTTCCacccaccgcctcctccgctccaccggcatccgcgccggcgaggtccggcaCATGGCGCGCCGGCTCTTCAAGGACGCGGCCGGGGCTGACGCCTCCAGGCCTGCGAGCGCCGACGTGAAGACACGCGCGTTCGAGCTGGCACTGAACACTGTGGCGCGGATGATCGCCGGGAAGCGGTACTACggcgacgacgaagacgacTCGGGGCCTTCGtcggtggaggcggagcggtTCCGCGCCATGGTCCGGGAGTACTTCGCGATGCACGGGGCGTCCAACCTGCAGGACTTCGTGCCGGTGCTCGCGCTGGTGGACATTGGCGGTGTGAATAACCGCGCGATAAGGCTGTCTAAGGCGCGGAACGAGTGGGCGCAGCGGCTCATCGACGAGCAccgggcggccgccgcagcaGGGAGGGAGCAAGGGAAGACGATGGTTGGTGACTTGCTGGAGATGCAGGCGTCTGACCCGGAGGCGTACAGCGACAAGGTCATCAGAGCACTGTGCCTG TCTATTTTGCAGACCGGAACGGACACCTCGTCGGGCACCATCGAATGGGCCATGGCGCTGCTGCTCAACCACCCTGCCGCCATGGCCAAGGCCAGAGCCGAGATCGACGAGGTCGTCGGAACGGTGCGCATCCTGGAGGAGTCCGACCTGCCCAACCTCCCTTACCTCCAGTTTGTCGTCAGGGAGACCCTACGCCTCCACCCAATTGCCCCGATGCTCGCCCCGCACGAGTCCTCCGCCGACTGTTCTGTCGCTGGCTACGACATTCCGGCGGGGACGATGCTGCTCTTCAACGTGCACACGATGCACCTGGACGCGCGCGTGTGGGGAGAGGACGCGGAAAGGTTCTCACCGGAGCGGTTCGAGGGCGGGAAGAGCGAGGGAAAATGGATGCTGCCGTTTGGGATGGGCCGGCGGCAGTGCCCGGGTGAGGGTCTTGCCATGAGGGTCGTCAGCCTCGCGCTAGGCACGTTCGTGCAGTGCTTCGAGTGGAGGAGGGTTGGGGATGAGGAGGTTGATATGACTGAAGGATCCGGGCTGACGGTGCCCAAAGCTGTCCCATTGGAGGCGTTATATTGGCCACGTCCGAAGATGGTATTGGCACTAAGGGAAATTTTAGAACGTTAA